The proteins below are encoded in one region of Amycolatopsis acidiphila:
- a CDS encoding enoyl-CoA hydratase/isomerase family protein: MADEVGVSRPRPEVVRIELRRPERLNAMTADMVGQLHQALAEAGDDPSCRVVVLTGAGRGFCAGLDLAGYGDAPASAGSPGTGPVHQGLTTQRHIAALVQRIRRLPQPVIAAVNGPAAGGGLALVLAADLRLASTSAVFAVSFLKVGFSGCDIGTSWLLPRLVGAGRAHELMLTARRFDADEALRIGLLADAVAPQELERRVTTAIDDLLAAPPLSLALTKQGMWLALEMPSFDAAVELENRQQVLTLLTDDQTEAMRAYREGATPRYEGR, from the coding sequence ATGGCGGACGAGGTAGGCGTGAGCAGGCCGAGGCCGGAGGTCGTGCGCATCGAGCTGCGCCGCCCCGAGCGGCTCAACGCGATGACCGCGGACATGGTCGGGCAGCTGCACCAGGCGCTCGCCGAGGCAGGCGACGACCCGTCGTGCCGCGTCGTGGTGCTCACCGGCGCCGGCCGCGGTTTCTGCGCGGGCCTCGATCTCGCCGGCTACGGCGACGCCCCCGCGTCGGCGGGCTCGCCCGGCACCGGGCCGGTGCACCAGGGGCTGACGACCCAGCGGCACATCGCCGCGCTGGTGCAGCGGATCCGCCGGCTCCCGCAGCCGGTGATCGCCGCGGTCAACGGCCCCGCCGCCGGCGGTGGCCTCGCGCTCGTGCTGGCCGCGGACCTGCGGCTCGCGTCGACGTCGGCGGTGTTCGCGGTGTCGTTCCTGAAGGTCGGGTTCTCCGGCTGCGACATCGGGACGTCCTGGCTGCTGCCGCGGCTGGTCGGCGCCGGCCGTGCGCACGAGCTGATGCTGACCGCCCGCCGCTTCGACGCCGACGAGGCGCTGCGGATCGGCCTGCTCGCCGACGCCGTCGCGCCGCAGGAGCTGGAACGGCGTGTCACGACGGCGATCGACGACCTCCTGGCCGCGCCGCCGTTGTCGCTGGCGTTGACCAAGCAGGGCATGTGGCTGGCGCTGGAGATGCCCTCGTTCGACGCGGCTGTCGAGCTCGAGAACCGGCAGCAGGTGCTGACCCTGCTCACCGACGACCAGACCGAGGCCATGCGGGCCTACCGGGAAGGTGCCACGCCCCGGTACGAGGGCCGGTAG
- a CDS encoding 3-hydroxyacyl-CoA dehydrogenase, with translation MDVAAGVALVTGGASGLGLATARALHGAGAKVVVLDLPSSDGEAVAKELGEGAVFAAADVTSESGVAGALDAAGELGSLRTVVNCAGIGNAIKTIGKKGAFPLADFTKVLNVNLVGTFNVIRLAAERIARTEPVGEERGVVVNTASVAAFDGQIGQAAYSASKGGIVGMTLPIARDLANLKIRVVTIAPGLFHTPLFATLPEEAVSSLGAQVPHPSRLGDPAEYAALAKHIVENPMLNGETIRLDGAIRMAPR, from the coding sequence GTGGACGTAGCAGCAGGAGTGGCACTGGTGACCGGCGGCGCTTCCGGGCTGGGACTGGCGACGGCCCGCGCGCTGCACGGCGCCGGCGCGAAGGTGGTCGTGCTCGACCTCCCGTCGTCCGACGGTGAGGCCGTGGCGAAGGAACTGGGCGAGGGTGCCGTGTTCGCGGCCGCGGACGTCACCAGCGAGTCCGGGGTGGCCGGTGCACTGGACGCTGCGGGGGAACTGGGATCGTTGCGCACCGTGGTCAACTGTGCCGGCATCGGCAACGCGATCAAGACGATCGGCAAGAAGGGCGCCTTCCCGCTGGCGGACTTCACCAAGGTCCTCAACGTCAACCTCGTCGGCACCTTCAACGTGATCCGGCTCGCCGCGGAGCGCATCGCGCGGACCGAGCCGGTCGGCGAGGAACGCGGTGTCGTGGTCAACACCGCCTCGGTCGCCGCCTTCGACGGGCAGATCGGCCAGGCCGCGTACTCGGCGTCCAAGGGCGGCATCGTCGGCATGACGCTGCCGATCGCCCGCGACCTGGCGAACCTGAAGATCCGCGTCGTCACCATCGCGCCCGGGCTGTTCCACACCCCGTTGTTCGCGACGCTTCCCGAGGAGGCCGTCAGCTCCCTCGGCGCGCAGGTCCCGCACCCCTCGCGGCTGGGAGACCCGGCGGAGTACGCCGCACTCGCCAAGCACATCGTCGAGAACCCGATGCTCAACGGCGAGACCATCCGGCTCGACGGCGCGATCCGGATGGCCCCCCGGTGA
- a CDS encoding FadR/GntR family transcriptional regulator, translating to MDGDESREGGVGTGTPAVRRPKAAELIATRIRHMIASGELAAGDWLPTEPQLMTRFEVSRPTLREAFRLLEGDSLIRVRRGPPGGAQVQVPGPEAAAPVFGLLLTLSGTTLRDVYEARLVLEPPAARRLAEHGTERDHLALHEELGLAAAASTGREAFGLGTVRFHRRVVELSGNRTLAAVVAMLGEVMARHVAHAYRESRSPQDKMTERHHRVLQTYARLVALVTERRGDEAELLWLRHMRAAEPYMLGGAAGQTQVVDLLH from the coding sequence ATGGATGGCGACGAGTCCCGGGAAGGCGGCGTGGGCACCGGAACGCCGGCCGTCCGGCGGCCGAAGGCCGCCGAGCTCATCGCCACCCGGATCCGGCACATGATCGCCTCGGGCGAGCTCGCCGCGGGCGACTGGCTGCCCACCGAGCCCCAGCTGATGACGAGGTTCGAGGTCTCCAGGCCCACCCTGCGCGAGGCCTTCCGGCTCCTGGAGGGGGATTCGCTCATCCGCGTGCGGCGCGGCCCGCCGGGTGGCGCTCAGGTGCAGGTGCCGGGACCGGAGGCGGCGGCACCCGTGTTCGGCCTCCTGCTCACCCTGTCGGGCACCACGCTGCGCGACGTGTACGAAGCCCGGCTCGTCCTGGAGCCCCCCGCCGCGCGACGGCTGGCCGAACACGGGACCGAACGCGATCACCTCGCGTTGCACGAGGAGCTGGGGCTGGCCGCGGCCGCGTCGACCGGGCGCGAGGCGTTCGGGCTCGGCACCGTGCGGTTCCACCGCCGGGTGGTCGAGCTGTCCGGGAACCGCACGCTGGCGGCGGTCGTGGCCATGCTCGGCGAGGTCATGGCCCGGCACGTCGCCCACGCCTACCGCGAGTCGCGATCTCCCCAGGACAAGATGACCGAGCGGCACCACCGCGTGCTGCAGACCTATGCGCGCCTCGTCGCGCTGGTCACCGAGCGGCGGGGCGACGAGGCGGAACTGCTGTGGCTGCGGCACATGCGCGCCGCCGAGCCGTACATGCTCGGCGGCGCGGCCGGGCAGACCCAGGTCGTCGACCTGCTGCACTGA
- a CDS encoding CaiB/BaiF CoA-transferase family protein translates to MSSTSPAPPLAGLLVVDVSTTLPGAQATQFLADAGADVVQVEPPGGSPLRRNAGWPVFARGKRSIELDLHEAADQEVLDGLLARADVLVAAGRPQALRRRGLTAERLSALNPRLVSATITGWGSSGPWADLKGYEGMVLAKLGMFHNKRLMVSRPGPAFISVPFASWGAAHTALQGVLSALLERETSGRGQHIEADLVRGVAMMDTWQWNAELIALRWPGAYETVDAYTPEGEPRGHMLFPLLVAPTKDGTWLQFAQVEPRLFVGMLEEFGLGWMLTDPQWKGIPRFDDQARKSKLWEIMLAKVGERTLAEWQEAFARNPNLSAEAFRAGPEILDHPQLAHDGRVVVVDDPDLGPVRQPSTLVHAGERPLSQPRPAPRLGADAEAVRALAARPSEPAAPVPAPAGALPLAGVTILELGLMFAAPFGSTMLADLGARVIKIESLQGDTIRNVLPFPESGGARVMQGKESICVDLSTEDGRRIVHELARRADVVLQSFRAGAAARAGVDAATLCELNPDLVYVNAPGYGSGGPYGAKPAYAPSIGAATGIALTEVPGAASATGTMDQIKEGSRLLNQACAVPSLQADGIAALGVASTMLLGLLARARGRALDELTATMIGTVGHALAERATDYFGRPDGPVPDAGATGFSALYRMYPASEGWVFLAAPAPGEWAPLAEALRLDDPRFGAAEGRREHDGALAETLARIFATRPAGEWEQELTAADIGCVQVHEGSAELQLQADEALAAEYAASAVSPIFEESLRMGTPVRFSRSRTRAPGGCLAGDHTDALLAELGYDETAIADLRDRKVIG, encoded by the coding sequence ATGAGCTCGACCTCACCCGCTCCGCCGCTCGCAGGCCTGCTCGTCGTCGACGTCTCCACGACGCTTCCCGGAGCTCAGGCCACCCAGTTCCTCGCCGACGCCGGGGCGGACGTGGTGCAGGTCGAGCCCCCGGGCGGCAGTCCGCTGCGCCGCAACGCCGGCTGGCCCGTGTTCGCCAGGGGCAAGCGGAGCATCGAGCTCGACCTCCACGAGGCCGCGGACCAGGAGGTCCTCGACGGCCTGCTCGCCCGCGCCGACGTCCTCGTCGCGGCCGGGCGGCCGCAGGCGCTGCGGCGGCGGGGCCTGACCGCGGAGCGCCTGTCCGCGCTCAACCCGCGCCTGGTCAGCGCGACGATCACCGGCTGGGGCAGCTCCGGGCCGTGGGCGGACCTCAAGGGCTACGAAGGCATGGTGCTGGCCAAGCTCGGCATGTTCCACAACAAGCGGCTGATGGTCTCCCGGCCGGGCCCGGCGTTCATCTCGGTGCCCTTCGCGTCCTGGGGTGCGGCGCACACCGCCCTGCAGGGCGTGCTCTCGGCGCTGCTGGAGCGGGAGACCAGCGGCCGTGGCCAGCACATCGAGGCCGACCTGGTGCGGGGGGTGGCCATGATGGACACCTGGCAGTGGAACGCCGAGCTGATCGCGCTGCGCTGGCCGGGGGCCTACGAGACCGTCGACGCCTACACGCCCGAAGGCGAACCGCGGGGCCACATGCTGTTCCCGCTGCTGGTGGCGCCGACGAAGGACGGCACCTGGCTGCAGTTCGCCCAGGTCGAGCCGAGGCTGTTCGTGGGCATGCTCGAGGAGTTCGGCCTGGGCTGGATGCTCACCGACCCGCAGTGGAAGGGCATCCCCCGCTTCGACGACCAGGCCCGCAAGAGCAAGCTGTGGGAGATCATGCTCGCGAAGGTCGGCGAGCGGACGCTCGCCGAGTGGCAGGAGGCCTTCGCGCGCAACCCGAACCTCAGCGCCGAGGCGTTCCGCGCGGGGCCGGAGATCCTGGACCATCCGCAGCTGGCCCACGACGGCCGGGTCGTGGTGGTCGACGATCCGGACCTGGGGCCCGTCCGCCAGCCCTCGACCCTTGTGCACGCCGGGGAACGACCGCTCTCCCAGCCGCGGCCCGCACCGCGGCTCGGCGCCGACGCGGAGGCGGTCCGCGCACTGGCGGCGCGGCCGTCCGAGCCGGCCGCACCAGTACCCGCGCCCGCGGGTGCGCTGCCCCTGGCCGGGGTCACCATCCTCGAGCTCGGCCTGATGTTCGCGGCGCCGTTCGGGTCCACGATGCTCGCCGATCTCGGCGCCCGGGTCATCAAGATCGAGTCCCTGCAGGGCGACACCATCCGCAACGTGCTGCCCTTCCCCGAGTCGGGTGGCGCCCGCGTCATGCAGGGCAAGGAGAGCATCTGCGTCGATCTGTCCACCGAGGACGGACGCCGGATCGTGCACGAACTCGCCCGGCGTGCCGACGTGGTGCTGCAGAGCTTCCGGGCCGGGGCGGCGGCCCGTGCCGGCGTCGACGCGGCGACCCTGTGCGAGCTCAACCCGGACCTGGTCTACGTGAACGCGCCCGGTTACGGCTCCGGCGGGCCCTACGGCGCGAAACCGGCCTACGCGCCGTCGATCGGCGCCGCCACCGGCATCGCGCTGACCGAGGTGCCCGGCGCGGCTTCGGCCACCGGGACGATGGACCAGATCAAGGAGGGCTCGCGCCTGCTCAACCAGGCCTGTGCCGTGCCGAGCCTGCAGGCCGACGGGATCGCCGCACTGGGGGTCGCCTCGACGATGCTGCTGGGGTTGCTGGCGAGGGCGCGCGGGCGGGCGCTCGACGAGCTGACCGCCACCATGATCGGGACCGTCGGGCACGCGCTGGCCGAGCGCGCGACCGACTACTTCGGCCGCCCCGACGGCCCGGTTCCCGATGCCGGCGCCACCGGCTTTTCCGCGCTGTACCGGATGTACCCGGCAAGCGAGGGCTGGGTCTTCCTCGCCGCGCCGGCGCCCGGCGAGTGGGCGCCGCTGGCGGAGGCGCTCCGCCTCGACGACCCACGGTTCGGCGCCGCCGAAGGCCGGCGCGAGCACGACGGCGCGCTCGCCGAGACGCTCGCCCGGATCTTCGCCACCCGTCCCGCCGGCGAGTGGGAGCAGGAGCTGACCGCGGCCGACATCGGGTGTGTGCAGGTGCACGAGGGGTCCGCCGAACTGCAGTTGCAGGCGGACGAAGCGCTCGCGGCCGAGTACGCGGCTTCCGCGGTGAGCCCGATCTTCGAGGAATCCCTGCGCATGGGCACCCCGGTCCGGTTCTCCCGCTCGCGCACCCGGGCACCGGGCGGCTGCCTCGCCGGCGACCACACCGACGCGCTGCTCGCCGAGCTGGGTTACGACGAGACGGCGATCGCGGACCTGCGGGACCGCAAGGTGATCGGCTGA
- a CDS encoding FAS1-like dehydratase domain-containing protein has product MTRTEERFGVLTDEAIERSRRRLGVPNPQYNPPHNYEVTADGTRHFAYGYGDDNPLYCDPEYAARTRWGSLLAPPNFLYTMGEDAAPKPDPETKALLKGDPFAGLGSYQAVMEFEWWRPLRLGDRCRVLQAQVGVQPKESRFGGRTAHITHDYLYTNGEGEMHAVRRGTWINAERHTSKKRAKEKLEPAPYTDEQIAEIDAAYAAETRRGPEPRYFEDVRVGDELQPRVKGPLTTTDVVVWHLGWGMQLTPPGAFGIAAKVRRKAPGLYPRNGLNVPDTVQRLHWEPARAQELGLPNSYDYGAMRETWLTHLVTDWMGDDAWLWRLRCEHRKFNYIGDVTWVRGEVVEKKQTDGRNEVHLRVWCENQRGETSTPGTAVVLLPTRQSPVSLPEPPAPTLDGMVEHELARFSIGE; this is encoded by the coding sequence GTGACCAGAACAGAAGAGCGCTTCGGAGTGCTGACCGACGAGGCGATCGAGCGCTCCCGCCGTCGCCTCGGGGTGCCGAACCCGCAGTACAACCCGCCGCACAACTACGAGGTCACCGCCGACGGGACGCGCCACTTCGCCTACGGCTACGGCGACGACAACCCGCTCTACTGCGACCCGGAGTACGCCGCCCGGACCCGCTGGGGATCGCTGCTCGCGCCGCCGAACTTCCTGTACACCATGGGCGAGGACGCGGCCCCCAAGCCGGATCCCGAGACCAAGGCGCTGCTCAAGGGCGATCCGTTCGCGGGGCTGGGGTCGTACCAGGCCGTGATGGAGTTCGAGTGGTGGCGGCCGCTGCGGCTCGGCGACCGCTGCCGGGTGCTGCAGGCGCAGGTGGGCGTGCAGCCCAAGGAAAGCCGGTTCGGCGGCCGCACCGCGCACATCACCCACGACTACCTCTACACCAACGGCGAGGGCGAGATGCACGCCGTGCGCCGTGGCACGTGGATCAACGCCGAACGCCACACGTCCAAGAAGCGGGCCAAGGAGAAGCTCGAGCCGGCTCCGTACACCGACGAGCAGATCGCCGAGATCGACGCCGCCTACGCGGCCGAGACCCGGCGCGGCCCCGAGCCACGCTACTTCGAGGACGTCCGGGTCGGCGACGAGTTGCAGCCGCGGGTCAAGGGGCCGCTGACGACGACCGATGTCGTGGTCTGGCACCTGGGCTGGGGCATGCAGCTCACCCCGCCCGGCGCGTTCGGCATCGCGGCGAAGGTGCGGCGCAAGGCGCCCGGGCTGTATCCGCGCAACGGGCTCAACGTGCCCGACACCGTGCAGCGGCTGCACTGGGAGCCGGCCCGGGCACAGGAGCTGGGCCTGCCCAACTCCTACGACTACGGCGCGATGCGCGAGACCTGGCTGACCCACCTGGTGACCGACTGGATGGGCGACGACGCCTGGCTGTGGCGCCTGCGCTGCGAGCACCGCAAGTTCAACTACATCGGCGACGTCACGTGGGTGCGCGGCGAGGTCGTGGAGAAGAAGCAGACCGACGGGCGCAACGAGGTGCACCTGCGGGTGTGGTGCGAGAACCAGCGGGGCGAGACCAGCACGCCGGGTACCGCCGTGGTGCTGCTGCCGACCAGGCAGTCGCCGGTCAGCCTGCCCGAGCCCCCCGCGCCGACCCTGGACGGCATGGTCGAGCACGAGCTCGCCCGGTTCAGCATCGGCGAGTAA
- a CDS encoding enoyl-CoA hydratase-related protein translates to MSDVLLVEDVGADPAFCAGVDLKQAAREGERYFRRYDDEDCINQVARVRKPVVGAVGGAAFTGGL, encoded by the coding sequence ATGAGCGACGTGCTGCTCGTCGAGGACGTGGGCGCGGACCCGGCCTTCTGCGCGGGCGTGGACCTGAAACAGGCGGCCCGCGAAGGCGAACGGTACTTCCGGCGCTACGACGACGAGGACTGCATCAACCAGGTCGCCCGGGTCCGCAAGCCGGTCGTCGGCGCCGTCGGCGGTGCCGCCTTCACCGGCGGGCTCTAG
- a CDS encoding enoyl-CoA hydratase/isomerase family protein produces the protein MDLETLEFSLGEHVATVTLNRPDKLNAFNQTMCDEFSRVWERVRDDDGIHVVVLRAAGDRAFCTGVDVTEGLARAGHSNVWTREDPGAQLSPKQNQVWKPVVCAVHGMAAGGAFYWINESDLVICAEDAQFFDPHVTYGMTSALEPIGLARRVPLGEALRIALLGLDERMSAQRALQIGLVSEVVARDTLWQRADELARIIAAKPPAAIQGTVRAIWESLDSTRTQALRTGLMYTQLGNPIGTAQVDRAAVQRPEPTIR, from the coding sequence GTGGACCTGGAAACCCTGGAGTTCTCCCTCGGCGAGCACGTCGCGACCGTGACGCTCAACCGGCCGGACAAGCTCAACGCGTTCAACCAGACCATGTGCGACGAGTTCAGCCGGGTCTGGGAGCGCGTCCGGGACGACGACGGGATCCACGTCGTCGTGCTGCGCGCCGCCGGCGACCGGGCGTTCTGCACCGGCGTCGACGTGACGGAGGGCCTTGCCCGTGCCGGTCACTCGAACGTGTGGACCCGGGAGGATCCCGGGGCCCAGCTCTCCCCCAAGCAGAACCAGGTCTGGAAGCCGGTGGTCTGCGCGGTGCACGGGATGGCCGCGGGCGGCGCGTTCTACTGGATCAACGAGTCCGATCTCGTCATCTGCGCCGAGGACGCCCAGTTCTTCGACCCCCATGTCACCTACGGCATGACCTCGGCGCTGGAACCGATCGGGCTCGCCCGGCGGGTGCCGCTCGGCGAGGCGCTGCGGATCGCGCTGCTCGGTCTCGACGAGCGGATGTCCGCGCAGCGGGCCCTGCAGATCGGGCTGGTGAGCGAGGTCGTGGCGCGGGACACGCTGTGGCAGCGGGCCGACGAGCTGGCGCGGATCATCGCGGCGAAGCCGCCGGCCGCGATCCAGGGCACGGTGCGGGCGATCTGGGAGTCGCTGGACTCGACGCGCACCCAGGCCCTGCGGACCGGCCTGATGTACACCCAGCTCGGCAACCCGATCGGCACCGCGCAGGTCGACCGCGCCGCCGTCCAGCGCCCCGAGCCCACGATCCGCTGA
- a CDS encoding LLM class F420-dependent oxidoreductase: MKVDLTIPIHGQVDCREAVRQAERDGYDGAWTSEIKHDPFVSLALAATATDRIELGTAIALAFARNPMSVAVLGNDLQELSGGRVMLGLGTQVKAHITRRFGMPWSQPARRMREYVLALRAIWDCWAQGTPLEFRGEFYTHTLMTPMFVPGRHSFGPPRVLLAGVGVAMTEIAGEVADGFLCHGFTTERYLREVTLPALLRGREKAGRTAEGFEITGSTMLVVGRTDEELARASDGARRQIAFYGSTPAYRPVLELHGRGELGDRLHTLSRAGEWAEMGRLIDDELLHAVAIVGRPDEVATRLHEAYGDVLTRISLYTPYDIDPSLSTELAVAVRAAG, from the coding sequence GTGAAGGTCGACCTGACCATCCCGATCCACGGCCAGGTGGACTGCCGCGAAGCGGTGCGCCAGGCCGAACGCGACGGTTACGACGGGGCGTGGACCAGCGAGATCAAGCACGACCCGTTCGTGTCGCTGGCCCTGGCGGCCACCGCGACCGACCGGATCGAGCTCGGTACCGCGATCGCGCTGGCTTTCGCGCGGAACCCGATGTCGGTCGCCGTACTGGGCAACGACCTGCAGGAGCTCTCCGGCGGCAGGGTGATGCTCGGGCTGGGCACCCAGGTCAAGGCGCACATCACCCGGCGGTTCGGCATGCCGTGGTCGCAGCCGGCCCGGCGGATGCGGGAGTACGTGCTCGCGTTGCGGGCGATCTGGGACTGCTGGGCGCAGGGCACCCCGCTGGAGTTCCGCGGCGAGTTCTACACGCACACGCTGATGACCCCGATGTTCGTGCCCGGCCGGCATTCCTTCGGGCCGCCGCGGGTGCTGCTCGCCGGGGTCGGCGTCGCGATGACCGAGATCGCGGGCGAGGTCGCCGACGGCTTCCTCTGCCACGGGTTCACCACGGAGCGGTACCTGCGCGAAGTCACCCTGCCGGCGTTGCTGCGCGGTCGGGAGAAGGCGGGCCGCACGGCCGAGGGCTTCGAGATCACCGGTTCCACCATGCTGGTCGTCGGCCGGACCGACGAGGAGCTGGCCAGGGCGAGCGACGGTGCTCGGCGGCAGATCGCCTTCTACGGTTCCACGCCGGCCTACCGCCCGGTGCTCGAGCTGCACGGCAGGGGCGAGCTCGGCGACCGGCTGCACACGCTCTCGCGGGCCGGGGAGTGGGCCGAGATGGGCAGGCTGATCGACGACGAGCTGCTGCACGCCGTCGCGATCGTCGGCCGCCCGGACGAGGTCGCCACCCGCCTGCACGAGGCCTACGGCGACGTGCTCACGCGGATCTCGCTCTACACGCCCTACGACATCGACCCGTCGCTGAGCACCGAGCTGGCTGTCGCCGTGCGGGCGGCGGGATGA
- a CDS encoding enoyl-CoA hydratase-related protein — protein sequence MGCDFLVASEKAVFADTHVRVGVLPGGGLTARLVGPAWARRMSMTGEVVDAALAARIGLVTEVVPHERLRAHALALASAAAEVSPRDMVALKEVCTRGAEAIFGAALTVEQELAGAHRPDFTGLDERRAAVTARNRNQLKG from the coding sequence CTGGGCTGCGATTTCCTGGTGGCATCGGAGAAGGCGGTGTTCGCCGACACGCACGTGCGGGTGGGCGTGCTGCCGGGCGGCGGGCTGACCGCGCGGCTGGTCGGCCCGGCGTGGGCGCGGCGGATGTCGATGACCGGCGAGGTCGTGGACGCCGCACTCGCGGCCCGGATCGGCCTCGTGACCGAAGTGGTGCCACACGAACGACTCCGGGCGCACGCGCTCGCACTGGCGAGCGCCGCGGCCGAGGTGTCCCCGCGCGACATGGTGGCGCTCAAGGAGGTCTGCACCCGGGGTGCGGAAGCGATCTTCGGCGCCGCGCTGACCGTGGAGCAGGAGCTCGCCGGCGCGCATCGCCCGGATTTCACGGGCCTCGACGAACGCCGGGCCGCGGTCACGGCGCGGAACAGGAACCAGCTGAAGGGTTGA
- a CDS encoding class I adenylate-forming enzyme family protein, whose protein sequence is MGIRERLALLLREAPAEAKAVEHDAAWWSWGRLRETAAALVRELEAAGLGADTRIGIVVENRPEHVAALLAVLATGRTVVTVSPLQPAARMIADIERSALPVLIAGPEILARERMRDVAGLAVRLGPDGSVRALGGVPRAEHQVSPGIAVEMLTSGTTGPPKRVRLSVRQLDESLGSSGQSPKEGRLLSASASLVATPLVHIGGLWGVLACLYAGRRLVLMPRFELDPWVSAVERHQLRAAGLVPAALRSVLDADVAPARLASLQVVTSGTTACPAELAQEFFRRYGIRVLMTYGATEFAGAVAGWTLPLHEQWWEHKAGSAGRAFPGVQLRVTGADGAELPAGETGLLEVRAAQTAQGGREWVRTSDLARIDGDEFVWIVGRADDTIVRGGFKIQPETVKRALEAHPAVREAAVAGLPDTRLGAIPVAAVEVEPGSARPSADELMALCRKQLLPYEVPKHVVVVAALPRTPSTKVSRVELLELVRAAQALDEEVSQ, encoded by the coding sequence GTGGGGATCCGGGAACGGCTCGCGCTCCTGCTGCGCGAGGCCCCTGCGGAAGCCAAGGCAGTCGAGCACGACGCGGCGTGGTGGTCCTGGGGACGGCTGCGCGAGACCGCGGCGGCACTCGTCCGCGAACTGGAGGCCGCCGGGCTGGGCGCGGACACCCGGATCGGCATCGTCGTCGAGAACCGGCCCGAGCACGTCGCCGCGCTACTGGCGGTACTCGCGACGGGCCGGACCGTGGTCACCGTGAGCCCGCTGCAACCGGCGGCGCGGATGATCGCGGACATCGAGCGCAGCGCGCTTCCGGTGCTGATCGCCGGGCCGGAGATCCTCGCCCGGGAACGGATGCGGGACGTGGCGGGCCTCGCAGTGCGGCTCGGCCCAGACGGCTCCGTGCGGGCCCTGGGCGGCGTGCCGCGTGCGGAGCACCAGGTCAGCCCTGGCATCGCGGTCGAGATGCTGACCTCCGGCACCACCGGCCCGCCCAAGCGCGTGCGACTGTCCGTCCGCCAGCTCGACGAGTCCCTCGGTTCCAGCGGCCAGTCCCCGAAGGAGGGCAGGCTGCTGTCCGCCTCGGCCTCGCTCGTGGCGACGCCGCTGGTGCACATCGGTGGCCTGTGGGGCGTGCTCGCCTGCCTCTACGCCGGCCGTCGCCTGGTGCTGATGCCCAGGTTCGAGCTGGACCCGTGGGTGAGCGCCGTGGAGCGGCACCAGCTGCGCGCGGCCGGGCTGGTGCCCGCCGCGCTGCGCAGCGTGCTCGACGCGGACGTCGCGCCGGCCAGGCTCGCCAGCCTGCAGGTCGTGACCTCGGGCACCACCGCGTGCCCGGCGGAGCTGGCGCAGGAGTTCTTCCGCCGCTACGGCATCCGGGTGCTGATGACCTACGGGGCGACGGAGTTCGCCGGCGCGGTCGCCGGCTGGACACTGCCGCTGCACGAGCAGTGGTGGGAGCACAAGGCAGGCAGCGCCGGCCGCGCGTTCCCCGGTGTGCAGCTGCGCGTCACCGGCGCGGACGGGGCGGAGCTGCCGGCCGGGGAGACCGGGCTGCTCGAGGTGCGTGCCGCGCAGACCGCGCAGGGCGGCCGGGAGTGGGTGCGGACCAGCGACCTCGCGCGCATCGACGGCGACGAGTTCGTCTGGATCGTCGGCAGGGCCGACGACACGATCGTCCGGGGCGGCTTCAAGATCCAGCCGGAAACCGTGAAACGCGCGCTGGAAGCCCATCCCGCGGTGCGCGAGGCCGCTGTGGCCGGACTCCCGGACACCCGCCTCGGCGCCATCCCGGTGGCCGCCGTCGAGGTCGAGCCCGGATCCGCGCGACCGTCGGCCGACGAGCTGATGGCGTTGTGCCGCAAGCAGCTTCTGCCCTATGAGGTCCCCAAGCACGTGGTCGTCGTGGCGGCACTGCCGCGCACGCCGTCGACGAAAGTGAGCCGTGTGGAGCTGCTCGAGCTCGTGCGCGCCGCACAGGCCCTCGACGAGGAGGTATCGCAGTGA